The Idiomarina loihiensis L2TR genomic sequence CACAGCAGACGAACTAAAAGCTTTGGCTGAAGTATTGCGTGACTATCCAAAGGTACTTATCGCCACTGATGATATGTATGAACATATCCTCTGGAGTGATTCGGCTTTTGCTAACTTCCCTATGGTGGCTCCGGATCTTAAAGATCGCACCGTTATCCTGACCGGAGTATCCAAAGCTTATGCAATGACAGGCTGGCGTATCGGTTATGCTGCCGGACCTAAACCTATTATTGCAGCCATGAAAAAAATGCAGTCACAAAGTACTTCAAATCCAACCAGCATCAGTCAGTATGCAGCGGCGGCGGCATTAAATGGTGACCAGAGCTGCATTGACACAATGGTAAGTGCATTTAAAGAGCGTCACGACTACCTGGTAGATGCCTTAAATAGTATCGACGGCGTTAACTGTGTGCCCGGTGACGGTACCTTCTACGCGTTCGCACAGGTTGACGAACTAATGGCTAAAGCTAAGGTCAGCAGTGACGTTGAACTTTGCGAAAAACTACTTACCGAAGCAAACGTGGCCCTAGTGCCGGGCTCAGCTTTCGGTACCGATGGTTATTGCCGCCTGTCCTTTGCGACCAGCATGGATGTATTAAAAGAAGCGGTTAAGAGAATTAAAGACTTCTCAGAAAGTTTATAAAATAAAGGTTTTGGCGCCATTTTCCTGAATGAGCACCAAAACCCTATTAATTGAACAGTCATTCCAGCTCAAATCACGCCAATATTGCCCTTTTCTATTTTGATAGTTTTATTACAAATTACTAAAAGTTGACCTCAGATAAAG encodes the following:
- a CDS encoding pyridoxal phosphate-dependent aminotransferase; the protein is MDYQLSDRINAIQPSPTLAVTQKANELRQQGKDVIGLGVGEPDFDTPDFIKEAAIQAIRDGKTKYTAVDGIDELKDAVIKKLQRDNNLSYERKEIIVSAGGKHSIFNLLSAWLNPGDEVIIPAPYWVSYPDMTKLVGAEPVIVKAGIDQRFKITPEQLREALTDKTRLMFINSPSNPAGTAYTADELKALAEVLRDYPKVLIATDDMYEHILWSDSAFANFPMVAPDLKDRTVILTGVSKAYAMTGWRIGYAAGPKPIIAAMKKMQSQSTSNPTSISQYAAAAALNGDQSCIDTMVSAFKERHDYLVDALNSIDGVNCVPGDGTFYAFAQVDELMAKAKVSSDVELCEKLLTEANVALVPGSAFGTDGYCRLSFATSMDVLKEAVKRIKDFSESL